One stretch of Astatotilapia calliptera chromosome 3, fAstCal1.2, whole genome shotgun sequence DNA includes these proteins:
- the plekha4 gene encoding pleckstrin homology domain-containing family A member 4 isoform X1, whose translation MELEAASRQARLVRMDDHDRVSQASSVATISYFPVESDGKVQTFGKRCQSAKRDPNCSVVIRGWLNKKDSSGLKLWKRRWFVLSNYCLFYYKDSREESVLGSIPLPSYKILFCTPRECKNRKFTFKVVHQGMRSYFFSADTQEDMLGWVRALSQSAAMEPDSSMNRRCSSYHDFTQIGGSSESVDLPKSPSDDEGLSQKHRHVSRTLSEPSKLSGGRMGRSHSEQRERRSIHQRNSRTPSPDLSRRRACGPNKEEDFLLGQIAPSQTDVMATGSLTSRGQLGSRPHTPMGRVDIRPHDDPIMLPHTLYYAPASPNLEFKSNPSTPGSERWQSLSKPAPVYGSVHHSSGRRPLGKSYSTGAHADLLPPLPPSSRASHSPHPPQHHHHHHHHRSHLSVCVLPPAMAPKPDPREMPPLRPLESDADAVLTRLCGCDKLLQSLSVELAQLQMDKDNVQCALEVSRLQLEEWKSHGPQAHEEALTEKALLQEELVTVRARMCDVSLEIERVWCQYERMESELSVVRSQLQHICNFGMPQEQSQAQRELWMMEDILDGLKSNRSHFCYLLGIQRHHLFQSTAPHPGSPGSPTECLPVDVEEEPPVRPPLPQELQESQSRNMSHGWAESPYEAIYSHTVDPVHRRGNSQPALLNVKAHRDPSDSQSGSKWIPPDTTNQSTKKLKMKMSEEEQIERMKRNQERVTNRKKPPVPAPGAQTQGQSSEPKAEAPFPLRVTRVVTAVLPSSLVARRVSVEDPPAELDTPLAEQIPSEKQLNLAEQGKKLLSKPPRRPLLENPDQNWSSAEMDQDQPIKKTYKDQHQGASRTSTKELLSEVSRTESLETSSNQIQDDAGLENGSASSNIRKVEQSTALLTSNMDYDLCLTHEQREAKLRRVERIRERVIRSAVRESATTHSQLSVMGKEKEVHHVPSDAARKQRLKAGHDGHGSCGDNLRSSGELQLSSAISEDKEEEHQQLNNQAKLENRTQHSGRPGVAKSKIKRPASPYHISSMTVYPKDGGKRFIGLKDDEQKKVEDNPDGDDNESDSKASDLRAKWFLSTNQWKGFIPLQIPATETLCNEEAADNQAASSDGITDSNEMLSAVSESLEKMKENHSLFYKIACDISISDSDITKNDGNSCAQTSSGPEDKDPLLITESVPADAASNVGPSSDQENKDVTQPVSLNGNESSGTAASKPRDSTVDLQEKATKDASVFEKSAADECEHNSRSESQLKVKETTGRVCIGDTDPKQTLDGSASQTREERSRAKESGDRKFGRVRSEELKKSASLCDEKNENVPEQGNKSSAALSSSVREAGRVIRSASFGKARVTVLRTSL comes from the exons ATGGAGCTTGAAGCAGCCAGCAGGCAGGCGCGATTAGTCAG AATGGATGACCACGACAGAGTAAGCCAAGCGTCCAGCGTGGCCACAATATCTTATTTTCCCGTg GAAAGTGATGGGAAGGTGCAGACATTCGGGAAGAGGTGTCAGTCTGCCAAGAGAGATCCCAACTGCTCTGTGGTTATCAGAGGATGGCTCAACAAAAAA GATAGCTCTGGTTTGAAGCTTTGGAAAAGACGATGGTTCGTCCTCTCTAACTACTGTCTGTTTTACTATAAAG ACAGCAGAGAAGAATCTGTTCTGGGGAGCATCCCACTGCCAAGCTACAAAATCCTGTTCTGCACGCCGAGGGAATGCAAGAACAGAAAGTTCACCTTTAAG GTAGTGCATCAGGGGATGCGCTCTTATTTCTTCAGTGCAGACACTCAGGAGGACATGTTGGGTTGGGTTCGAGCCCTCAGTCAGTCTGCTGCAATGGAGCCAGACAGCTCCATGAACAG GCGCTGCTCAAGTTATCACGACTTTACGCAGATAGGTGGCAGCAGTGAATCAGTGGACCTCCCTAAATCTCCCTCTGATGATGAGGGTCTATCCCAGAAACACAGGCACGTCAGCAGGACTCTGAGTGAACCGAGTAAGCTCAGTGGTGGAAGGATGGGGAGATCGCACTCAGAGCAGAGGGAGAGGCGGAGCATTCATCAAAGAAACAGCAG AACACCGAGCCCAGATTTAAGCAGAAGAAGAGCTTGTGGTCCAAACAAGGAGGAGGATTTTCTCCTGGGTCAAATCGCACCGTCACAAACAGATGTTATGGCAACAGGTTCTTTGACCTCCAGAGGTCAGCTGGGATCAAGACCACACACACCGATGGGAAGGGTTGACATACGACCCCATGATGACCCGATCATGCTGCCACATACTCTTTACTATGCACCTGCCTCACCGAATCTGGAGTTCAAATCCAATCCCAGCACTCCAGGCTCAGAAAGGTGGCAAAGTCTAAGCAAG CCTGCCCCTGTATATGGTTCTGTTCATCATAGCAGTGGGCGAAGACCTTTAGGGAAG AGTTACTCCACAGGGGCACATGCAGACTTACTGCCCCCTTTACCCCCCTCATCGAGAGCCTCACATTCTCCACACCCCCcacaacaccaccaccatcatcaccatcaccgCAGCCATTTATCTGTTTGTGTGCTACCGCCAGCTATG GCCCCAAAACCTGACCCGAGGGAAATGCCACCACTCCGGCCTCTTGAAAGTGATGCAGAC GCTGTGTTAACAAGGTTGTGTGGGTGTGACAAACTGCTGCAGTCTCTGTCTGTAGAATTGGCCCAGCTACAAATGGATAAG GACAATGTCCAGTGTGCTTTGGAAGTTTCCAGACTGCAGCTAGAAGAGTGGAAGAGCCATGGACCCCAGGCCCACGAGGAAGCGCTGACCGAGAAGGCTTTGTTACAAGAGGAGCTGGTGACAGTCCGGGCCAGAATGTGTGACGTATCACTG GAAATAGAGCGGGTTTGGTGCCAGTATGAGAGGATGGAGAGTGAACTGTCTGTTGTCCGTTCACAACTTCAGCACATCTGTAACTTTGGAATGCCACAA GAGCAATCTCAGGCTCAGAGAGAGCTGTGGATGATGGAGGACATACTCGATGGACTAAAATCCAATCGGAGTCACTTCTGCTACCTGCTGGGGATACAGAGACATCACT TGTTTCAGTCCACAGCTCCGCATCCTGGATCCCCTGGCTCTCCCACAGAGTGTCTTCCAGTG GACGTGGAAGAGGAGCCGCCAGTCCGCCCACCGTTACCCCAGGAGCTACAAGAAAGCCAGAGCAGGAACATGAGCCATGGATGGGCAGAGTCCCCATATGAG GCAATCTACAGCCACACTGTTGATCCTGTACACAGAAGAGGAAACAGCCAGCCTGCCCTCCTTAATGTGAAAGCACATAGAGATCCCTCCG ACTCTCAGTCTGGTTCAAAGTGGATCCCACCAGACACAACCAACCAATCGACCAAG AagctgaagatgaagatgagtgAAGAAGAGCAGATTGAGAGAATGAAGAGAAATCAGGAGAGGGTGACTAATAGGAAAAAACCTCCTGTTCCTGCTCCAGGTGCCCAGACTCAGGGTCAAAGTTCAGAGCCAAAAGCAGAG GCCCCTTTTCCCTTAAGGGTGACGCGAGTGGTTACAGCTGTACTACCGTCTTCGCTTGTGGCCAGACGAGTTTCTGTCGAGGATCCTCCTGCTGAGCTTGATACTCCACTGGCTGAGCAGATCCCATCTGAGAAACAGCTAAATCTGGCTGAACAGGGTAAAAAACTGTTAAGCAAACCACCCAGGAGGCCCTTGTTGGAGAATCCTGATCAAAACTGGTCCTCAGCAGAGATGGACCAGGATCAGCCCATTAAGAAGACATACAAAGATCAGCATCAAGGAGCATCCAGGACCTCCACGAAAGAGTTACTTTCAGAAGTGAGCAGAACTGAGAGTTTAGAGACGTCAAGCAATCAAATTCAAGATGACGCCGGTTTAGAAAATGGAAGCGCAAGCTCAAATATAAGG AAAGTGGAGCAGTCTACTGCCCTTCTGACCTCAAACATGGACTATGACCTCTGTCTGACCCATGAACAGCGAGAGGCCAAGCTCCGGCGAGTGGAACGAATACGAGAGAGAGTCATAAGaag CGCAGTCAGAGAGAGTGCCACTACACACAGTCAGCTCTCGGTTATGGGAAAGGAGAAGGAAGTTCACCATGTTCCCTCTGATGCAGCGAGAAAACAAAGATTGAAAGCAG GCCATGATGGCCATGGAAGCTGTGGGGATAACTTAAGAAGTTCTGGAGAGCTTCAGCTTTCAAGTGCAATATCTGAGGATAAAGAGGAAGAACACCAGCAACTTAATAATCAGGCCAAGTTAGAGAACAGAACACAGCACAGCGGGAGACCGGGGGTTGCCAAAAGTAAGATCAAACGTCCAGCTTCACCCTATCATATCTCATCCATGACTGTTTATCCGAAAGATGGAGGGAAGAGATTCATAGGTCTCAAAGATGATGAACAGAAAAAGGTTGAAGACAATCCTGATGGTGATGATAATGAAAGTGATTCTAAGGCCTCTGATCTGAGAGCCAAATGGTTCCTTTCCACAAACCAGTGGAAAGGATTCATACCTCTACAGATCCCTGCCAcagaaacactgtgtaatgaGGAGGCAGCAGACAACCAGGCAGCTTCATCTGATGGCATTACTGATTCAAATGAAATGTTATCAGCAGTGAGCGAGAGCTTAGAGAAGATGAAAGAGAACCATTCACTCTTCTATAAGATTGCATGTGACATCAGTATTTCAGATTCAGACATAACAAAGAACGATGGGAATTCATGTGCTCAAACATCATCTGGGCCAGAAGATAAAGACCCACTGTTGATCACTGAGTCTGTGCCAGCCGATGCTGCCAGTAATGTTGGCCCTTCATCTGACCAAGAGAATAAGGATGTCACTCAGCCTGTGTCATTAAATGGTAATGAAAGTAGTGGGACAGCTGCTTCCAAACCTCGAGATTCAACAGTGGACCTTCaggaaaaagcaacaaaagatGCTTCTGTTTTTGAAAAGAGCGCTGCAGATGAATGTGAGCACAACTCAAGGTCAGAAAGCCAGCTGAAAGTTAAAGAAACTACTGGCAGAGTTTGCATTGGGGACACTGATCCCAAACAGACACTGGATGGAAGTGCAAGTCAGACAAGAGAGGAACGTAGTAGAGCGAAAGAGTCAGGGGACAGGAAGTTTGGGCGAGTGAGATCGGAAGAACTGAAAAAGTCTGCTAGTTTATGCGACGAGAAAAATGAGAATGTCCCAGAACAAGGCAACAAAAGCTCTGCTGCTCTATCCAGCTCTGTGCGTGAAGCCGGACGTGTGATTCGGAGTGCTTCTTTCGGAAAGGCGAGAGTAACAGTATTAAGGACAAGTTTATAA
- the plekha4 gene encoding pleckstrin homology domain-containing family A member 4 isoform X7 has product MELEAASRQARLVRMDDHDRVSQASSVATISYFPVESDGKVQTFGKRCQSAKRDPNCSVVIRGWLNKKDSSGLKLWKRRWFVLSNYCLFYYKDSREESVLGSIPLPSYKILFCTPRECKNRKFTFKVVHQGMRSYFFSADTQEDMLGWVRALSQSAAMEPDSSMNRRCSSYHDFTQIGGSSESVDLPKSPSDDEGLSQKHRHVSRTLSEPSKLSGGRMGRSHSEQRERRSIHQRNSRTPSPDLSRRRACGPNKEEDFLLGQIAPSQTDVMATGSLTSRGQLGSRPHTPMGRVDIRPHDDPIMLPHTLYYAPASPNLEFKSNPSTPGSERWQSLSKPAPVYGSVHHSSGRRPLGKSYSTGAHADLLPPLPPSSRASHSPHPPQHHHHHHHHRSHLSVCVLPPAMAPKPDPREMPPLRPLESDADAVLTRLCGCDKLLQSLSVELAQLQMDKDNVQCALEVSRLQLEEWKSHGPQAHEEALTEKALLQEELVTVRARMCDVSLEIERVWCQYERMESELSVVRSQLQHICNFGMPQEQSQAQRELWMMEDILDGLKSNRSHFCYLLGIQRHHLFQSTAPHPGSPGSPTECLPVDVEEEPPVRPPLPQELQESQSRNMSHGWAESPYEAIYSHTVDPVHRRGNSQPALLNVKAHRDPSDSQSGSKWIPPDTTNQSTKKLKMKMSEEEQIERMKRNQERVTNRKKPPVPAPGAQTQGQSSEPKAEAPFPLRVTRVVTAVLPSSLVARRVSVEDPPAELDTPLAEQIPSEKQLNLAEQGKKLLSKPPRRPLLENPDQNWSSAEMDQDQPIKKTYKDQHQGASRTSTKELLSEVSRTESLETSSNQIQDDAGLENGSASSNIRKVEQSTALLTSNMDYDLCLTHEQREAKLRRVERIRERVIRSQRECHYTQSALGYGKGEGSSPCSL; this is encoded by the exons ATGGAGCTTGAAGCAGCCAGCAGGCAGGCGCGATTAGTCAG AATGGATGACCACGACAGAGTAAGCCAAGCGTCCAGCGTGGCCACAATATCTTATTTTCCCGTg GAAAGTGATGGGAAGGTGCAGACATTCGGGAAGAGGTGTCAGTCTGCCAAGAGAGATCCCAACTGCTCTGTGGTTATCAGAGGATGGCTCAACAAAAAA GATAGCTCTGGTTTGAAGCTTTGGAAAAGACGATGGTTCGTCCTCTCTAACTACTGTCTGTTTTACTATAAAG ACAGCAGAGAAGAATCTGTTCTGGGGAGCATCCCACTGCCAAGCTACAAAATCCTGTTCTGCACGCCGAGGGAATGCAAGAACAGAAAGTTCACCTTTAAG GTAGTGCATCAGGGGATGCGCTCTTATTTCTTCAGTGCAGACACTCAGGAGGACATGTTGGGTTGGGTTCGAGCCCTCAGTCAGTCTGCTGCAATGGAGCCAGACAGCTCCATGAACAG GCGCTGCTCAAGTTATCACGACTTTACGCAGATAGGTGGCAGCAGTGAATCAGTGGACCTCCCTAAATCTCCCTCTGATGATGAGGGTCTATCCCAGAAACACAGGCACGTCAGCAGGACTCTGAGTGAACCGAGTAAGCTCAGTGGTGGAAGGATGGGGAGATCGCACTCAGAGCAGAGGGAGAGGCGGAGCATTCATCAAAGAAACAGCAG AACACCGAGCCCAGATTTAAGCAGAAGAAGAGCTTGTGGTCCAAACAAGGAGGAGGATTTTCTCCTGGGTCAAATCGCACCGTCACAAACAGATGTTATGGCAACAGGTTCTTTGACCTCCAGAGGTCAGCTGGGATCAAGACCACACACACCGATGGGAAGGGTTGACATACGACCCCATGATGACCCGATCATGCTGCCACATACTCTTTACTATGCACCTGCCTCACCGAATCTGGAGTTCAAATCCAATCCCAGCACTCCAGGCTCAGAAAGGTGGCAAAGTCTAAGCAAG CCTGCCCCTGTATATGGTTCTGTTCATCATAGCAGTGGGCGAAGACCTTTAGGGAAG AGTTACTCCACAGGGGCACATGCAGACTTACTGCCCCCTTTACCCCCCTCATCGAGAGCCTCACATTCTCCACACCCCCcacaacaccaccaccatcatcaccatcaccgCAGCCATTTATCTGTTTGTGTGCTACCGCCAGCTATG GCCCCAAAACCTGACCCGAGGGAAATGCCACCACTCCGGCCTCTTGAAAGTGATGCAGAC GCTGTGTTAACAAGGTTGTGTGGGTGTGACAAACTGCTGCAGTCTCTGTCTGTAGAATTGGCCCAGCTACAAATGGATAAG GACAATGTCCAGTGTGCTTTGGAAGTTTCCAGACTGCAGCTAGAAGAGTGGAAGAGCCATGGACCCCAGGCCCACGAGGAAGCGCTGACCGAGAAGGCTTTGTTACAAGAGGAGCTGGTGACAGTCCGGGCCAGAATGTGTGACGTATCACTG GAAATAGAGCGGGTTTGGTGCCAGTATGAGAGGATGGAGAGTGAACTGTCTGTTGTCCGTTCACAACTTCAGCACATCTGTAACTTTGGAATGCCACAA GAGCAATCTCAGGCTCAGAGAGAGCTGTGGATGATGGAGGACATACTCGATGGACTAAAATCCAATCGGAGTCACTTCTGCTACCTGCTGGGGATACAGAGACATCACT TGTTTCAGTCCACAGCTCCGCATCCTGGATCCCCTGGCTCTCCCACAGAGTGTCTTCCAGTG GACGTGGAAGAGGAGCCGCCAGTCCGCCCACCGTTACCCCAGGAGCTACAAGAAAGCCAGAGCAGGAACATGAGCCATGGATGGGCAGAGTCCCCATATGAG GCAATCTACAGCCACACTGTTGATCCTGTACACAGAAGAGGAAACAGCCAGCCTGCCCTCCTTAATGTGAAAGCACATAGAGATCCCTCCG ACTCTCAGTCTGGTTCAAAGTGGATCCCACCAGACACAACCAACCAATCGACCAAG AagctgaagatgaagatgagtgAAGAAGAGCAGATTGAGAGAATGAAGAGAAATCAGGAGAGGGTGACTAATAGGAAAAAACCTCCTGTTCCTGCTCCAGGTGCCCAGACTCAGGGTCAAAGTTCAGAGCCAAAAGCAGAG GCCCCTTTTCCCTTAAGGGTGACGCGAGTGGTTACAGCTGTACTACCGTCTTCGCTTGTGGCCAGACGAGTTTCTGTCGAGGATCCTCCTGCTGAGCTTGATACTCCACTGGCTGAGCAGATCCCATCTGAGAAACAGCTAAATCTGGCTGAACAGGGTAAAAAACTGTTAAGCAAACCACCCAGGAGGCCCTTGTTGGAGAATCCTGATCAAAACTGGTCCTCAGCAGAGATGGACCAGGATCAGCCCATTAAGAAGACATACAAAGATCAGCATCAAGGAGCATCCAGGACCTCCACGAAAGAGTTACTTTCAGAAGTGAGCAGAACTGAGAGTTTAGAGACGTCAAGCAATCAAATTCAAGATGACGCCGGTTTAGAAAATGGAAGCGCAAGCTCAAATATAAGG AAAGTGGAGCAGTCTACTGCCCTTCTGACCTCAAACATGGACTATGACCTCTGTCTGACCCATGAACAGCGAGAGGCCAAGCTCCGGCGAGTGGAACGAATACGAGAGAGAGTCATAAGaag TCAGAGAGAGTGCCACTACACACAGTCAGCTCTCGGTTATGGGAAAGGAGAAGGAAGTTCACCATGTTCCCTCTGA
- the plekha4 gene encoding pleckstrin homology domain-containing family A member 4 isoform X6: MELEAASRQARLVRMDDHDRVSQASSVATISYFPVESDGKVQTFGKRCQSAKRDPNCSVVIRGWLNKKDSSGLKLWKRRWFVLSNYCLFYYKDSREESVLGSIPLPSYKILFCTPRECKNRKFTFKVVHQGMRSYFFSADTQEDMLGWVRALSQSAAMEPDSSMNRRCSSYHDFTQIGGSSESVDLPKSPSDDEGLSQKHRHVSRTLSEPSKLSGGRMGRSHSEQRERRSIHQRNSRTPSPDLSRRRACGPNKEEDFLLGQIAPSQTDVMATGSLTSRGQLGSRPHTPMGRVDIRPHDDPIMLPHTLYYAPASPNLEFKSNPSTPGSERWQSLSKAPKPDPREMPPLRPLESDADAVLTRLCGCDKLLQSLSVELAQLQMDKDNVQCALEVSRLQLEEWKSHGPQAHEEALTEKALLQEELVTVRARMCDVSLEIERVWCQYERMESELSVVRSQLQHICNFGMPQEQSQAQRELWMMEDILDGLKSNRSHFCYLLGIQRHHLFQSTAPHPGSPGSPTECLPVDVEEEPPVRPPLPQELQESQSRNMSHGWAESPYEAIYSHTVDPVHRRGNSQPALLNVKAHRDPSDSQSGSKWIPPDTTNQSTKKLKMKMSEEEQIERMKRNQERVTNRKKPPVPAPGAQTQGQSSEPKAEAPFPLRVTRVVTAVLPSSLVARRVSVEDPPAELDTPLAEQIPSEKQLNLAEQGKKLLSKPPRRPLLENPDQNWSSAEMDQDQPIKKTYKDQHQGASRTSTKELLSEVSRTESLETSSNQIQDDAGLENGSASSNIRKVEQSTALLTSNMDYDLCLTHEQREAKLRRVERIRERVIRSAVRESATTHSQLSVMGKEKEVHHVPSDAARKQRLKAGHDGHGSCGDNLRSSGELQLSSAISEDKEEEHQQLNNQAKLENRTQHSGRPGVAKSKIKRPASPYHISSMTVYPKDGGKRFIGLKDDEQKKVEDNPDGDDNESDSKASDLRAKWFLSTNQWKGFIPLQIPATETLCNEEAADNQAASSDGITDSNEMLSAVSESLEKMKENHSLFYKIACDISISDSDITKNDGNSCAQTSSGPEDKDPLLITESVPADAASNVGPSSDQENKDVTQPVSLNGNESSGTAASKPRDSTVDLQEKATKDASVFEKSAADECEHNSRSESQLKVKETTGRVCIGDTDPKQTLDGSASQTREERSRAKESGDRKFGRVRSEELKKSASLCDEKNENVPEQGNKSSAALSSSVREAGRVIRSASFGKARVTVLRTSL, encoded by the exons ATGGAGCTTGAAGCAGCCAGCAGGCAGGCGCGATTAGTCAG AATGGATGACCACGACAGAGTAAGCCAAGCGTCCAGCGTGGCCACAATATCTTATTTTCCCGTg GAAAGTGATGGGAAGGTGCAGACATTCGGGAAGAGGTGTCAGTCTGCCAAGAGAGATCCCAACTGCTCTGTGGTTATCAGAGGATGGCTCAACAAAAAA GATAGCTCTGGTTTGAAGCTTTGGAAAAGACGATGGTTCGTCCTCTCTAACTACTGTCTGTTTTACTATAAAG ACAGCAGAGAAGAATCTGTTCTGGGGAGCATCCCACTGCCAAGCTACAAAATCCTGTTCTGCACGCCGAGGGAATGCAAGAACAGAAAGTTCACCTTTAAG GTAGTGCATCAGGGGATGCGCTCTTATTTCTTCAGTGCAGACACTCAGGAGGACATGTTGGGTTGGGTTCGAGCCCTCAGTCAGTCTGCTGCAATGGAGCCAGACAGCTCCATGAACAG GCGCTGCTCAAGTTATCACGACTTTACGCAGATAGGTGGCAGCAGTGAATCAGTGGACCTCCCTAAATCTCCCTCTGATGATGAGGGTCTATCCCAGAAACACAGGCACGTCAGCAGGACTCTGAGTGAACCGAGTAAGCTCAGTGGTGGAAGGATGGGGAGATCGCACTCAGAGCAGAGGGAGAGGCGGAGCATTCATCAAAGAAACAGCAG AACACCGAGCCCAGATTTAAGCAGAAGAAGAGCTTGTGGTCCAAACAAGGAGGAGGATTTTCTCCTGGGTCAAATCGCACCGTCACAAACAGATGTTATGGCAACAGGTTCTTTGACCTCCAGAGGTCAGCTGGGATCAAGACCACACACACCGATGGGAAGGGTTGACATACGACCCCATGATGACCCGATCATGCTGCCACATACTCTTTACTATGCACCTGCCTCACCGAATCTGGAGTTCAAATCCAATCCCAGCACTCCAGGCTCAGAAAGGTGGCAAAGTCTAAGCAAG GCCCCAAAACCTGACCCGAGGGAAATGCCACCACTCCGGCCTCTTGAAAGTGATGCAGAC GCTGTGTTAACAAGGTTGTGTGGGTGTGACAAACTGCTGCAGTCTCTGTCTGTAGAATTGGCCCAGCTACAAATGGATAAG GACAATGTCCAGTGTGCTTTGGAAGTTTCCAGACTGCAGCTAGAAGAGTGGAAGAGCCATGGACCCCAGGCCCACGAGGAAGCGCTGACCGAGAAGGCTTTGTTACAAGAGGAGCTGGTGACAGTCCGGGCCAGAATGTGTGACGTATCACTG GAAATAGAGCGGGTTTGGTGCCAGTATGAGAGGATGGAGAGTGAACTGTCTGTTGTCCGTTCACAACTTCAGCACATCTGTAACTTTGGAATGCCACAA GAGCAATCTCAGGCTCAGAGAGAGCTGTGGATGATGGAGGACATACTCGATGGACTAAAATCCAATCGGAGTCACTTCTGCTACCTGCTGGGGATACAGAGACATCACT TGTTTCAGTCCACAGCTCCGCATCCTGGATCCCCTGGCTCTCCCACAGAGTGTCTTCCAGTG GACGTGGAAGAGGAGCCGCCAGTCCGCCCACCGTTACCCCAGGAGCTACAAGAAAGCCAGAGCAGGAACATGAGCCATGGATGGGCAGAGTCCCCATATGAG GCAATCTACAGCCACACTGTTGATCCTGTACACAGAAGAGGAAACAGCCAGCCTGCCCTCCTTAATGTGAAAGCACATAGAGATCCCTCCG ACTCTCAGTCTGGTTCAAAGTGGATCCCACCAGACACAACCAACCAATCGACCAAG AagctgaagatgaagatgagtgAAGAAGAGCAGATTGAGAGAATGAAGAGAAATCAGGAGAGGGTGACTAATAGGAAAAAACCTCCTGTTCCTGCTCCAGGTGCCCAGACTCAGGGTCAAAGTTCAGAGCCAAAAGCAGAG GCCCCTTTTCCCTTAAGGGTGACGCGAGTGGTTACAGCTGTACTACCGTCTTCGCTTGTGGCCAGACGAGTTTCTGTCGAGGATCCTCCTGCTGAGCTTGATACTCCACTGGCTGAGCAGATCCCATCTGAGAAACAGCTAAATCTGGCTGAACAGGGTAAAAAACTGTTAAGCAAACCACCCAGGAGGCCCTTGTTGGAGAATCCTGATCAAAACTGGTCCTCAGCAGAGATGGACCAGGATCAGCCCATTAAGAAGACATACAAAGATCAGCATCAAGGAGCATCCAGGACCTCCACGAAAGAGTTACTTTCAGAAGTGAGCAGAACTGAGAGTTTAGAGACGTCAAGCAATCAAATTCAAGATGACGCCGGTTTAGAAAATGGAAGCGCAAGCTCAAATATAAGG AAAGTGGAGCAGTCTACTGCCCTTCTGACCTCAAACATGGACTATGACCTCTGTCTGACCCATGAACAGCGAGAGGCCAAGCTCCGGCGAGTGGAACGAATACGAGAGAGAGTCATAAGaag CGCAGTCAGAGAGAGTGCCACTACACACAGTCAGCTCTCGGTTATGGGAAAGGAGAAGGAAGTTCACCATGTTCCCTCTGATGCAGCGAGAAAACAAAGATTGAAAGCAG GCCATGATGGCCATGGAAGCTGTGGGGATAACTTAAGAAGTTCTGGAGAGCTTCAGCTTTCAAGTGCAATATCTGAGGATAAAGAGGAAGAACACCAGCAACTTAATAATCAGGCCAAGTTAGAGAACAGAACACAGCACAGCGGGAGACCGGGGGTTGCCAAAAGTAAGATCAAACGTCCAGCTTCACCCTATCATATCTCATCCATGACTGTTTATCCGAAAGATGGAGGGAAGAGATTCATAGGTCTCAAAGATGATGAACAGAAAAAGGTTGAAGACAATCCTGATGGTGATGATAATGAAAGTGATTCTAAGGCCTCTGATCTGAGAGCCAAATGGTTCCTTTCCACAAACCAGTGGAAAGGATTCATACCTCTACAGATCCCTGCCAcagaaacactgtgtaatgaGGAGGCAGCAGACAACCAGGCAGCTTCATCTGATGGCATTACTGATTCAAATGAAATGTTATCAGCAGTGAGCGAGAGCTTAGAGAAGATGAAAGAGAACCATTCACTCTTCTATAAGATTGCATGTGACATCAGTATTTCAGATTCAGACATAACAAAGAACGATGGGAATTCATGTGCTCAAACATCATCTGGGCCAGAAGATAAAGACCCACTGTTGATCACTGAGTCTGTGCCAGCCGATGCTGCCAGTAATGTTGGCCCTTCATCTGACCAAGAGAATAAGGATGTCACTCAGCCTGTGTCATTAAATGGTAATGAAAGTAGTGGGACAGCTGCTTCCAAACCTCGAGATTCAACAGTGGACCTTCaggaaaaagcaacaaaagatGCTTCTGTTTTTGAAAAGAGCGCTGCAGATGAATGTGAGCACAACTCAAGGTCAGAAAGCCAGCTGAAAGTTAAAGAAACTACTGGCAGAGTTTGCATTGGGGACACTGATCCCAAACAGACACTGGATGGAAGTGCAAGTCAGACAAGAGAGGAACGTAGTAGAGCGAAAGAGTCAGGGGACAGGAAGTTTGGGCGAGTGAGATCGGAAGAACTGAAAAAGTCTGCTAGTTTATGCGACGAGAAAAATGAGAATGTCCCAGAACAAGGCAACAAAAGCTCTGCTGCTCTATCCAGCTCTGTGCGTGAAGCCGGACGTGTGATTCGGAGTGCTTCTTTCGGAAAGGCGAGAGTAACAGTATTAAGGACAAGTTTATAA